ACATTATGTTCCAAACTTCTGTTTTCAGAGAGATGTATAGTTTTTATCTCTTAGCTGTTGGTTAATAGAActttgatttgaatgaatttgtggGTATTTTGTTCAGACTatttaaatttcactttattttctttttctagatcTGCTTGATCGCGGCTGGAGAAGGTCTGGATCTTTTCTTTATAAACCAGAGATGGAAAGGACATGCTGCCCTTCTTATACAATTCGCTTGAAAGCAAGTGACTATGTTCCCTCTAAGGAACAACTTCGTGTATCTAGACGAATGCAAAGGTATGCAGGTTTGATCTGATTTTCTTAATGGTTTGAgccacattttttttaaaattgaaaatgatgaaattaaaaagtgttatttttgttaactattttataagtttatatgTTTAAGCATCTCTATAGACATAATATGAGAAAcaattattacattattttacaaaagaaaaactttttttctgaCTTCGTTCTATTTTCTTTTGGGATTGAGAATAGGTGGTTGGAATTTTGAAGTGCTTCAATATATATTAGCTTAAGACGTTGCTTCTCCTTTCTTTCCTTCATTTATTTGTGTGAGAGTTATCAAGTAGGCAGGGTACATTGGAATTGTATTTTCTAGCACAGCAAATTCACTTTATTTGACATTTGTAACCCATAAACATACACATATTCTTCGTCCATCAATAAACTGTATTTTTCATCAGCAATTCTCTCTGCCTAGGTTTTTAGATGGAGCCTTGGATGTAAAAAGAGTTGAGGCTATGGAGGACCGAAATACTTCAACCAAATCAGAAAACCACTCCAGACCTATGTCAGGAGAATCCCTAGCTGCTGGCAATGATGACAAGGATGAAGTTGAAAAATCTCTGCACtatttatcaaacaaaattgATAGTGTAATAAACATCTTCATCGAGAAGGGGGAATTTCCTTCTGGTATTCAATTACCAAAAGCTTCAGTAAACATAGTCTCACAGGGAAAAAGAAAGTCCCTAGCCAATGGATCTGAAGATCTCTTATACAGTAGCAATATAGCCTTCCAAATTGCAGCATCTATTAAACGAGCACAATCATGTGACAAGGTTGGCAACGATTCCAACCCATCAATAGTTTGCAAAAAGGAGAATGAATTGTCTCCTAAAATTATTGCAGAAAAGCTAGTGGCGTCTTTAGATCCAACAGTGAATGGTCTTTCAGTCAGGGCTTGCAATGGACATATTAATTTCTATGCTTCTAGTAACCACTTTTCCCTAACCGGAAGTGGTAAAATTGCTTCCATTCCCAAAAAGTCTAGAATGGAGCATGATGTTGGAGGAAATGGTTTGATTGGTTCTCAACATTGTCAAGTAAAAAGGCGAAAGCTCGAGATCCGTTTAAACAGATCCAGTTTTGATCCAGAAGAATTTGCTTTGTACAGAAGATATCAGCTCAAAGTACATAATGATAAACCACAAAATGTCACAGAGAACTCATATCGCATGTTTTTGGTTGATTCTCCATTATTACAAGTTTTTCCCAATGGTGATAGCACAGTTCCTCCTTGTGGTTTTGGCTCTTTCCATCAACAATATCTAATAGATGGCCAG
The sequence above is drawn from the Vigna radiata var. radiata cultivar VC1973A chromosome 3, Vradiata_ver6, whole genome shotgun sequence genome and encodes:
- the LOC106757616 gene encoding arginyl-tRNA--protein transferase 1, coding for MASSSTNMPKESVVEDCGRRRTSCGYCRSSRHNSISHGMWAHSLTVDDYQDLLDRGWRRSGSFLYKPEMERTCCPSYTIRLKASDYVPSKEQLRVSRRMQRFLDGALDVKRVEAMEDRNTSTKSENHSRPMSGESLAAGNDDKDEVEKSLHYLSNKIDSVINIFIEKGEFPSGIQLPKASVNIVSQGKRKSLANGSEDLLYSSNIAFQIAASIKRAQSCDKVGNDSNPSIVCKKENELSPKIIAEKLVASLDPTVNGLSVRACNGHINFYASSNHFSLTGSGKIASIPKKSRMEHDVGGNGLIGSQHCQVKRRKLEIRLNRSSFDPEEFALYRRYQLKVHNDKPQNVTENSYRMFLVDSPLLQVFPNGDSTVPPCGFGSFHQQYLIDGQLVAVGVIDILPKCLSSKYLFWDPDFAFLSLGKYSAFQEIGWVKENQVYCPSLQYYYLGYYIHSCSKMRYKAAYRPSELLCPLRYQWVPFDVARPLLDRRAYVVLSDASISQKGESSLPQVTDDIMGREFDDGGQEDANDVPMLEDEETVDSESECSDDEPDLETTSYDDPEIGDVGKVLLGIKGSHVRYKDLRIALGPEQRSYLESQLRRYRKVVGTVLSERIVYSLG